A window of Acidobacteriota bacterium genomic DNA:
ACTCGACGCCCATCGTTCACGTGACCCTCTGGGACCACGTGGGTTCGAAGGACGAGAAGCGCGGACGCACCGGCTTCGCGCACCTCTTCGAGCACATGATGTTCAAGGGCAGCCGCAACGTGGCGCCCGAGGCGCACACGTCCTACATCGCGTCGGTGGGCGGGCAGAGCAATGCCTACACCAACGAGGACACGACGGTGTTCTGGCAGACGGTGCCCGCGCAGTACCTGCCGCTCACGCTCTGGCTCGAAGCCGACAGGATGGCGTCGCTGCGCGTCGAGGACTCGACGTTCAAGATGGAGCGCGAGGTCGTCAAGGAAGAGCGGCGCCAGCGTGTGGAGAACCAGCCCTACGGCCGTCTGTCGGAGATCATCTACGACACGGCGTTCACCACGCATCCTTACAAGCATCCCGTCATCGGCAGCATGCAGGATCTCGAAGCGGCGAGCATCGAGGACGTGCGCGAGTTCCACAGGACGTACTACAGGCCCGACAACGCCACGCTCGTGATCGTGGGCGATTTCGAGCCGACTGTGGCGCGCTCGCTCGTCGAGCGCGAGTTCTCGAAGGTGCCCAGGCCGACGGGCACCGTGCCGCGCAACATCCCGCAGGAGCCGAAGCGCACCTCCGAGCTGCGCGTGACCATCGAGGAGGACTGGCCGCTGCCGGCGGTGGTCGTGGCCTATCCGATCACCTACGACGGCAATCCCGACTCGTACCCGCTTCACGTCGCCGCCAAGGTGCTGTCGGACGGCGCCAGTTCGCGCATCCATCAGCGCCTCGTGTACAAGGAGCGCCTCGCGCTCTCGGCGTTCGGGCAGGCGAACCTGATCGAGGATCCGAACCTGTTCTACGCCGTCGCGGTCGTCGCGCCAGGACAGTCGCCGGCCAAGGCGGCCGACGCGTTGATCGAGGAGATGGATCGCCTGGTAACGGCCCCCATCACCGCACGGGAGTTGCAGCGCGCCAAGAACCAGTTCGCGCGCGATTACGTGATCGGACGACAGACCGTGCAGGGAAAGGCGTCGATGCTCGCGCACGCGGTCGTGCTGCACAAGGGCGACGTCGGCACGGCCGACGGCGAGTTCGACATCTTCCAGAAGATGACGGTCGAGGACGTGCAGCGGGTGGCCCGGACCTATTTCACGCCGCAGACCCTCATGGTGCTGACGGTGATGCCGCGCGGTCAGCGCCCGGTGGGAGACGAGTGATGCGGTTGCCCGTGCGCGCCACCTTGATGCTCCTCATCGCGGCCCTGGTGGCCGCCTCGTCGCCGCTGTGCGCGCAGGACCGCCCGCCGCGGCCGCTCGACGCGCCAGACCTCAAGATTCCGCCCTACGAGATCCGGACGCTGCAGAACGGATTGCGCGTCGTGGTGGTCGCCCAGCACGAGCAGCCGGCGGTGAGCCTGCGGCTGATCGTGAAGGCGGGCGCCGCGCAGGATCCGATGAACAAGCCGGGCCTGGCGGGCATGGTTGGCGCCCTGCTCGATCAGGGGACGGCGAAGCGATCGTCGGAGGCGATCTCGGATGCCATCGACTACATCGGCGGCGCGCTCGGCACGGGCGCGGCTACCGATCTGTCGTTTGTCAACATCCTCATCCTGAAGGACAGCTTCGACTTCGGGCTGGACCTGATGTCCGAGGTCGTGCGTACGCCCTCGTTCCCGCAGGACGAGCTCGATCGCGTTCGCGATCAGGCGCTCTCGGCCATGAGCGTCAACATGCAGGACCCCGACTTCGTGGCAGACGCCGTGATCGGCCGGCTCGTCTACGGCTTCCATCCGTACGGCCTGCCGCGCAACGGCACGCCGGAGTCGCTGCCCGAGATCACGCGCGACGACCTCGTGACGTTTCACTCCACGTGGTTCGCGCCCAACAACGCCATTCTCGCCGTGGTCGGCGACGTGGACGTCGAGGCGGCGTTCGCGGCGGTGACACAGGTGTTCGGGTCCTGGCAACCGCACGACGTCCCTGCGGCGCTCGATGCCGAACTGCCGGAACCGACGCGCCGTGTCGTGCTGGTGGATCGGCCCAACGCCGTCCAGACGGAGATCCGCGCCGGACACGTCGCCATCGCCCGCAAGCACCCCGACTTCATGACGCTGAACCTCGCCACGAAGATCCTCGGCGGCGAGGGTGCCAATCGCCTGCAGAACGTCCTGCGATCGGAGAAGGGCCTCACGTACGGGGCCTCGGCGGACATGGACGCGTTCAAGCTCGCGGGTTCGATCATCGCCGAGACCGATACGCAGACGTCCACCACCGGCGAAGCGCTGCGCCTGACCATCGGCGAGTTCCAGCGGCTCGTGCGCGAGCCTGTTGGCGAGCGGGAGCTGATGGGCGCCCAGGCCTATCTCTCCGGCAGCTTCCCGCTCAGCATCGAGACGGCCGACGACATCGCGCTGCAGGTGCTCAACCTCCTGTTCTTCGACCTCGACGTGAAGGATCTGGAGACGTATCGCGATCGCGTGAACGCCGTCACGAGCGCCGACATCCAGCGCGTGGCGCAACAGTTCGTCAAGCCGAACCGGCTGTCGATCGTGCTGGTCGGCGACGCATCGCGCGTGCTGCCGCAGCTCGAGGCGGTGGGCGTGGACAACGTCGAGGTGCTGCCGCTTTCGGAACTCGACCTGACCAGTCCGTCGCTGCGCCGCAAGGGACCCCTGCCGTCGCTGGTGCCAGGCCGCTGAGGCGCGCATGTCGCGCGTGATGATCTCGTGCGGCGAGCCGTCGGGCGACCTGTACGCCGGCGCGCTTGCCTCGGCGCTGCGCCGCCAGGCGCCCGATGTCGAGGTGTTCGGCTTCGGCGGGCCGCGCCTGGCCGCTGCCGGTGCTGAGTTGCTTGGCTCCTATGAGGGGCTGGCCGTTACGGGTCTGTCCGAAGTGTTGCGCACGCTGCCGCGCACGTGGCGGATGTACAAGCACCTCGTCGCGGAAGCCGAGCGTCGTCGCCCCGACGTGTTCGTCGCGATCGACTTCGCGGATTTCAACTTCAGACTGGGTCAGGCTCTTCACGCACGCGGGATCCCCGTCGTGTACTACATCGGCCCGCAACTCTGGGCGTGGCGCCCCGGGCGCATGAAGGTGATCGAGCGGTTCGCGTCGCGCGTGCTCGTCATCTTCCCGTTCGAGCGCGAGCTCTACGAACGGGCCGGCGTCCCCGTCACGTTCGTCGGGCACCCGCTCATCGACCTGATCGACGCCCGGATCTCACGTGAGGATCTCCTTGCGAGTCATGGCTTGTCGGCTGGCGCGCGCACGATCGCGCTGCTTCCAGGCAGCCGTCACAACGAGGTGGTCAGTACGCTGCCGACGATGATCGAGGCGTGTCGGCGGCTGCGTGACGACGCGCCGGACTTGCAGTTCGTCGTGGCGCGTGCGCCGGGTCTGGCTGACGCCGACTTGGCCGTGGCGCAGTCGGCCGGGTTGCCTCTGGCGATCCATCAGGGCGATACCGACGCCGTCCTGGCCGCGAGCGATCTCGTGCTCACGGCGTCGGGGACGGCCACGGTCCAGACGGCTCTCCACGGCAGGCCGATGGTGATCGTGTACCGGCTGTCGCCGCTGACCTACAGACTCGGCCGGCCGTTCGTGAAGGTCGACACGTTCGGCATGGTCAACCTGATCGCGGGGACGCGCATCGTGCCGGAGTTGATCCAGGACGATTTCACCGCCGAGCGTCTCCACGCCGAAGCGCGCCGATTCCTGACCGACCCCGCGTATGCCGATGAGGTACGCAGGCAGTTGGGGGAGGTCGTGCGGGCTCTTGGCGGTCCTGGTGCGTCGGATCGGGCAGCGGCGGCGGTACTGGATGTTGCGGGAGCTGAGGTGTAGCCGCCGGATTTCATCCGGCGGACGGAGATCGCTGACTGCCGGACAAAGTCCGGCAGCTCATCTGAGTAGTGGGGGGCGGCAGCTACACCTTGGAGGAAGTCGAGGCGTGACGGTGCACGAACGACGGTCGAGACGAGCATGGATGGGCGTGGTGGTGCTGGCGTGGCTCTGCGCCGGGCCGACGTCCGACGCGCGAGCCTCCACCGTCGTGCCGCTGGCGCTGAGCGAACTGGTGGGTGCCGCGGATGTCATCGTCGACGGCACGGTCCAAGACGTGCAGCACGTCGAGGTCAGCGGACGCATCGAGCGAATCGTGCGCGTACGGGTCGCGTCGGCGTGGAAGGGCGAGCCTGACGCGGTCGTGTACGTGCGCCTGGCGGGTGGGCGCATCGGCCGCACGGAAACACGCGTGCCTGGCGTACCGGATGTCGCCGCGGGAGACAGGGGCGTGTGGTTTCTCGCGTCACATCCGCGCGGTGGCTACAGCGTGGTCGGACTCCACCAGGGCGCGATGCGCGCGACCATGGGGCCAGACGGCGTCGCGCGCGTACTGGCGCCGTCGACGTCGGCCGACGCACGAGGCGCCGTGTCGCGGCTTCCGCGCACGATGACCGATCTCGCACGCGACGTCCGCACCCTTGCCGCTGCCGGAGCCGCGCGATGACGCGACCTTCGGCTCGGAGCCTTGTCGGCAGGACATTCCCGGCATCGCAGCCCGCCTTCGCGCCCGCGGCGCTACGGCGCGGCAAGCATGCCCGACATTTCGCGCTCGTGGCCGTGCTCGCGCTGCTGGCGACGATGCCGACGTCGGCGTATCTGAAGTTCGGCTACGCCATCGACGGGCGGTCCGTCGTGCTCAAGTGGCCCGATGGGCAGCCCGTTCGCTACGCGGTGGGATCGCGCGGTGTCGCCGGTGTCTCGGCGACTGACTTCCGCGAGGCCATCGCCCGCGCGTTCCAGACGTGGGAATCGGTGCCGACCGCATCGATCCGCTTCCAGCAGGACGGTGTGACCGATCGTGTGCCGTCCGACAACGACGGCGTCACGCTGCTGGCATTCGACAGTCGTCCCGAACTCGATCGCACGCTCGGTGCCACGAGCTACACGATCGATCTCCTCAGCGGGACGCTGCTCGAAGCCGACGTCTTGTTCAACGCGGCGTTCCCGTGGTCGGTGGCAGGCAGTGGGCAACCCGGTCGCTACGATCTGGAGTCGATCGCGACGCACGAGATCGGACACCTGCTCGGTCTCGGGCATTCGGCGCTTGGCGAAACCGAGGTTCTCGGGTCCGGCCGTCGCGTGCTGTCGGCAGGGGCCGTGATGTTCCCGATCGCGTTCTCACCGGGCAACGTCAGCGGGCGTGTGCTCGAGGCCGACGACATCGCCGGCGTCTCCGACATCTATCCCGACGGCACGTTCCGTCGTGAGACCGGCAGCATCTCCGGCCGCGTGACCAAGGATGGTATCGGCGTCTTCGGTGCGCACGTCGCGGCGATGCACCTGCGCTCGGGGAAGCTCGTGGGCGGCGTGACGCTGGACGATGCAGGCAACTTCATCCTTGCTGGCCTCGAGCCCGGCCCAGTCGTGCTGCGGGTGGAGCCGCTTGACGATGGCGACGTGAGGAGCTTCATCGACTCGCCGCGCGTGGACGTGAACTTTCGGGTGGCGTTCTCCCCGCGTGCGGTGTTCGTGCCCCGCGCGGGCAACATTCCCGACGTCGTGATCACGGTCGTGGCCAAGTGAACGTGCGCGCGGCTGGATGGTGGGTGCTGGTCGGCGTCGTGCTGTCGGCTGCGCCGGCGTTCGCGCAGCAGACGGCATCGTCGCGACAGGCGGGTGAGCGACGGTTCGAACTGGCGGTGCTCGGCGGCGTGTTCGGCGGCGCGGATCTCGGTGGCGTGCCGGCGAACATGTCGACCAACGACGTGCCGTCGAGCGGACAGGCGGCGCTCTTCACCACGAAGACGTCGATCTCCGATGCGCCAGTCGTGGACGGGCGCGTGGGCGTGCGCATCGCCGGAGGATGGTGGGCCGAGGGTGGATTCTCGTACGCCCGGCCGGACTTCGCCGTGCGCCTGTCCGCAGATACGGAAGGGGCACCTGACGTGACGGCCACGTCGCGCCTCACGCAGGTGGTGGCGGATGGCGCGCTGCAGCATCGATGGACGGGCCGGCGTGTGTCGCCGTTCGTGGTGGCCGGCGGCGGCTACCTGCGCCAGCTCGACCAACCCCGCACGACGGCCGAGACCGGCTCCGTGGTGTATGCGGGTGGCGGCGTGCGTGTGCGGCTGTCGCGTGCGCCTCGCGGATGGACCAGCCGTCTCGCCCTTCGCGGCGACGCGCGCCTCGTCTGGCTCCGCGGCGGAATCCGCCTCGCCGAAGAGCGCGGTCCCACGTTCGTCGTCGTGGGTGGACTTACGTACGGCTTGTAAGTCAGCGAACTCCCAGCAGGATGTCCGTCGTGAGCTGGTCGAGGCGCTCGTAGGCGAGGCCTCGCGCGGCGATCGCGTGCCTGTCGAACGTGCGGCCGGCGAGTGCGCGCGCGCCGTCGGCCGTGAACGCCCCGACGCTGCTGCCGTCGCCGTGCGCGTCGCGCAGGATCGCCTGGATCTCCGCGTCGGCATTCCACTGCGCGGCCTTCTCCTTCAGGATCAGGTACGTGCGCATGCACCCGCGCGCGAACGCCTTCACGCCTTCGCGATCCTCGGTGCGATAGGCGTGCGCGTCGAAGTGGCGCGGCCCGTCGTAGCCGACGTCCTCCAGGAACTTCACGAGGAAAAACGCCGCGCGCGGATTGGCGGCGCCGAAGCGGTAGTCCTGATCGTAGCGGCCCGGATTCTGGTCGTTCAGGTCGATGTGGAACAGCTTGCCGGCTTCCCACGCCTGCGCCACGGCGTGCGTCACGTTCAGCCCGGCCATCGTCTCGTGGGCGACCTCGGGATTGACACCCACCATCTCCGGATGCGCGAGCGTAGGGATGAAGCCGAGATAGTTGCCCGTCGTGGCCATGTAGATGTCGCCGCGCGGTTCGTTCGGCTTGGCTTCGAGCGCGAACCGATAGCCGTAACGCTGCGACAGGCTGTACGCGCACAGGTAATCGACGGCTTCCCTGAGCCGCTTGACGGCCTCGTCGGGGCGCCGGCACGCGTCGGTCTCGGTGCCTTCGCGTCCGCCCCACAGGACGAACGTTGTCGCGCCGAGTTCCGCGCCGATGTCCATCGCCGCCATCGTCTTCTGGATGGCGTAGGCGCGCACCTGCGGATCGTTGGCGGTGAAGGCGCCGTCCTTGAAGATCGGATCGGTGAACAGGCTCACGGTGGCCATCGGGCACACGATGCCGTGCGCCTGCATCGCGGCCTTGAACGCGCGCACGATGGCGTCGCGCTCGGTGGGCGTGGTGTCGATGGGCACGAGGTCGTTGTCGTGGAGGTTGACGCCCCACGCACCGACCTCAGCGAGCATCGCGACAGCCTCGTCCGGAGGCAGCGCCTCCCGCACGGGTTCCCCGAAAGGATCGCGGCCGCGATTGCCGACGGTCCAGAGACCGAACGAGAACTTGTGCGACGGGGCAGGGCTGTACGGGTCTGGCACGGAACGATCTCCGAAGAAGGGGACTCGCGGGGGAGTGTACGTCAGGGCTGCCGTTGCGGCGGCGGCTCGTCGAGTGCGGCGTCGATCGCGTTGCGCACCGTCTCGTCATCGGGTGCGACGCGACTGGAGAAGTACGCCTTGACCCTGCCGTCGCGGCCGACCACGTACTTGCCGAAGTTCCAGCTCGGCAAACGGCCGCAGGAGCCAAGGAAGCGATAGACGGATGACTGCGCCGGCCCGTCGCGCGTCACGACCTTGGCAAACAGCGGGAAGCGCACGTCGTACGTCCCCGAGCAGAACGTGGCGATCTCGTCGGCGGTGCCGGGTTCCTGTGCGCCGAAGTCGTTGCTCGGGAACCCGAGCACGGCGAAGCCGCGATCGGCCAGTGTGTCGTGCAGGCGCTGCAAGCCCGCATACTGCGGCGTGAATCCGCATGCGCTGGCGGTGTTGACCACGAGCGTGACGCGACCGTCGAACGTGGAGAGTGGAACGGGCGACCCGTCGAGCGCGTCCGCCGTGAGGGCGTAGAGCGATCCGTCGGTCTCGCGTAGCGGCGTGAGCGTATTGGTCATGGCAGTCCGGAGGAACGCAACGGCATCGGCCAGACCGCGAGCGATGCGCCTGACGGGGCGACGCGCGCGATTCATGCGAGCGCGTCCCGCACCTGACGCAGCGCGGGGTAGAGAGCCTGATAGGCCCGGTACTGACGCGCGAGCACGGCCCGTCCTTCACCCGGCGCAACCTCGCCCGTGACGCGGACCACGCGATCGCACGCCGTGTCGACGTCGGGCCACACGCCCACGCCGACGCCGGCGAGGATGCCCGCACCGTAGGCCGCGCCTTCCTCGGCCGCAACAGTCTGCACGTCGTGTCCGTACACGTCGGCCTGGATCTGCCGCCACAGCGCGGCGCGGGCGCCGCCGCCACCGAGTCGGATGGCCTCGACCGGCACCTGCATCTCCCGAAGGATCGTGAAGCTGTCCTGCAGGCTGAACGCGACGCCCTCGAGGATGGCGCGAATCACGTGCGCTCGGGTGTGCGACGCGGCAAGGCCGACCAGCGCGGCGCGGGCATGCGCGTCGAGGTGCGGCGTGCGCTCACCCATCAGGTACGGTGCCCACAGCACGCCGTCGGCGCCGGGCGGCACGGCGAGCGCCTCGTCTGCGAGACGCTCGTAGGGGTCGCGGTCGTCACTCGGCCCCGATCCGAATCTGTCGCGGAACCAGCGCAGCGACAGCCCGGCGGCCTGCGTGACGCCCATCACATGCCAGCGTCCAGGCACGGCGTGGCAGAACGTGTGGACGCGGCCCCGCGGATCGAGCGCCGGTCTGTCCGTTGCCGCGAAGACGACGCCGGAGGTGCCGATCGTCGCGCACACGGCCCCGGGTGTCACGATGCCCATGCCAACCGCACCTGCCGCCTGATCGCCGCCGCCGGCCACGACGGGGATGCCGGGACGGAGGCCGACGGCTGTTGCGCCGTCTGTCGTGAGCGATCCCGTGATCTGGGGGCCCTCGAACGCCTCCGGCATCATCGTCGCTTCGATGCCCGTGGCGCCGAACATCTCTCGCGACCAGCGGCGCCGCGCCACGTCGAACAGCAGCGTGCCGGATGCGTCGGCCACGTCTGTGGCGAAGCGTCCCGTGAGGCGATAGCGGATGTAGTCCTTCGGCAGCAGCACGTGGCGCACGCGCGCCCACGCGTCGGGCTCGGTACGGCGCACCCACAGCAGCTTGGGCAGCGTGAAACCCGTCAGCGCCGGGTTACTCGTCCATTCGATGAGGCGAGCCGCGCCGATGCGCTCGGTCAGCAGCGCGCACTCCTCGTGCGTGCGCTGGTCGCACCAGATCAACGCCGGACGCACCACCGCGCCCGCCCCGTCGAGCAGCGTCGCGCCGTGCATCTGTCCCGTGAGGCCGATGGCCGCGATGGCCGACGGGTCGAGGCCCGCGGCTTCGAGCGCGCGCGGCACCGCCTGCCGGCATGCGCGCCACCAGTCGTCGGGATCCTGCTCGGCCCACCCCGTCTGCGGCGCCGCGAACGGCGCGTGATCGGCCGTCGCCGACGCGATCACCGTTCCGGACTCGTCGAGAATCAGCGCGCGCGTCCCGCCCGTACCCACGTCGATGCCGAGGAGATAGGTCATGGCGCCGGGCCGCATGCTATAACCACGGCCGGCAACCGGCAACGGGCAACGGGCAACCGGATCGAAGGTCGGCGACCGGCCACTGGCCCGGCCGGAAGGCGACAGCTCCATCTCCATCTCCATCTCCATCTTCGCGGAGAGATCACGATGTCATTTCGTTCGTGCGTGTTTCTGTTCACAGTCCTGGGCATGACGTCATCGGCTGCGGCGCAACGTCCACCGACGGGGACCGAGACCCGGCTGTGGTCGGGTGATGCGCCGTTGGCGACCGGGACCGGGGCCGAGGACACGCCGGCGCTCACCGTGTATCAGCCCGCGCCGGGGACGGCGACGGGGGCGGCGTTCGTGGTGCTGCCGGGAGGCGGGTATCGCGGACGCGCGGCGCACGAAGGCGAGCCGATCGCGCGCTGGCTCAATTCGATCGGCGTGACGGCGTTCGTCGCGCGCTATCGCGTGTCGCCCTACCGCCATCCCGCGCCGCTCTCAGACGCGCTGCGGGCGATCAGGTACGTGCGGGCACACGCGACGGACTGGGGCCTCGACGGTCGCGTCGGCATCCTCGGGTTCTCCGCGGGCGGCCACCTCGCGAGCACTGCCGCCACGCAGTTCACCGACGGTGATGCGAGCGCCACCGATCCCGTCCAACGCGTGAGCAGCCGTCCCGATCTCGCCATCCTGATCTACCCCGTGATCACCTTTACGGAGGACGCGTACGTCCACAAGGGATCGCGCACGAACCTGCTCGGGGAAACCGCCACGCCGGAGCAGATGGCCGCGATGTCGTCCGAGCGCCGCGTCACTTCGCGCACGCCTCCCGTGTTCCTCGTCCACACGACAGGCGATACCGGCGTGCCGCCCGAGAACAGCCTCCTGTTCGTCGAGGCAATGCGGAAGGCCGGCGTCGAACTCGAACTGCACCTCTACGAAGGCGGCCGTCATGGCTTCGGTCTCGGAGAGGTCAAGGATGGCCCCATCGGCACGTGGCCGATTCTTGGCGGGCTGTGGCTGCACAAGCACGGCTTCGCGCGCGAAACCACTGTGTCTGTGAAGTAGCGACATCATGCGCGCACGCCTCTTTCTCGCACTGCTCCTGACGACGCTGCCGGCGATGGCTGCCGCACAGACCGCGCCGCGGGCCTTCGACGTGGTGGTATACGGCGGCATCGCCGGTGGCGTGGTCACGGCCATCGCCGCCGCGCGCGAGGGCGCCCGCGTGGCGCTGCTCGAACCGCGCGATCACATCGGCGGGATGGCGTCAGGCATCGGCCAGGCGGCCGGCGTGGCAGCGAAGATGGTCATCGACGCCGGCGTCGCCGTCCAGGCCATCGACACGGCCGCCCTGTCGGCAAAGCTGAAGCGACAAGGCGCCGTGTTCGACCGTCCGCCCGTCGACTGACCGCCTTCATCGATAGCCCACAGTGTCCTGGCGTGCTGACCGGTGGCCGGTTGCCCACTGCCGGTTGCCGGTTGCCGGTGATCGACACCCTGTCATATGCTCGCCGGGACAGTGACGACACAGGAACGAGGCCGCCGGTGACCATGCGAGTGGGGTTCACCGGGGGCGGCAACATCACCGACACGCACATCAGGGCCGTCACGGGCGTCGAGGGCCTGCAGCCTGTCGGCGTGTGCGGGCCCAACGCGGCCAAGGTGGGTGCGCTGGCGGCGCGCAACGGCCTGGTCGCGGCCGCGTCGCTGGCCGAGCTGCTCGACGCGACGTCGCTCGATCTGGTCTGCATCGGGTCGCCGTCTGGCGTGCACGCCGACGAGATCGCACTGGCGGCCTCGCGCGGCTGTCACGTCCTCGCGGAAAAGCCGCTCGATGTCACGCTCGAGCGCGTGGACACAGCCATCGAGGCCGTCGAGCGCGCCGGCGTGTCGCTCGGCATCTTCTTCCAGGATCGCTGTACGCCCGCGCTGCGCGCCGCGCGCGACGGCATCGCGGCGGGCAGGCTCGGACCGATCCTGCTCGTCGACGCGCGGGTGCGCTGGTATCGCGCGCCCGAGTACTACACGACCGCCGCGTGGCGCGGCACGCCATCGCTCGACGGCGGCGGCGCGCTCATGAACCAGGGGATTCACACGGTCGATCTCCTGCTGTTCCTGCTCGGCGACGTCACCGAGGTCCACGCGCGCGCCGCGGCGCTCCTGCACGACATCGCCGTCGAAGACACGCTCGTGGCGTCGCTGTCATTCGCCTCAGGGGCGCTCGGTTCCCTCCAGGCGACCACCGCCGCCTATCCGGGGTATCCGCGGCGTGTGGAAGTGACGGGCACCGAAGGCACGCTGATCATCGAGCACGATCGCATCCTCAGCTGGGACCTGAAGAGCGGCGCCGAAGCGGGGCCGTCGCTCACGAGTGCAACGAAGAGCGCCTCGACTGCCGTAGTCTCTGATGCGACACCGCATCGGCGCGTGGTCGAGGATTTCCTGGCGGCGCTGGCCGCGCACCAGCGGCCGGCCTGCGACGGGCGCGAAGGGCGGCGCAGCGTGGCCCTGGCCGAGGCGCTCTACGAATCGGCCCGCACGGGGCTTGCCACGAAGGTGGCGACAGCCTGAAACCTGGGGCCGCCGGCGGCAGACGCGCCACCGCGGTCCGGAGACGAAGAGATGAGCGACACGTCACACGTCGAACCTGCCGGCATCAATCGGCGCACCGCCCTCAAGGCCTTTGGCGCGAGCGTCGGATCCATCGCGCTGCTGCCGTTGATCTCCGAAGAAGGGGCCATGGCGTACGAGGCGCTGCAGCGCGCCAACGCCGCACCCGCGCTGAAGGCGTTGACCAAGGCGCAATACGCCACCGTCGACGCGATCGCCGAAGCGATCATCCCGACCGACGCGCACTCGCCCGGGGCCCGTGCCGCCCGCGTGGCCGACTACATCGACCTGCTGCTCTCGGAGGCCAATCCGCAGGTGCGCGAGCGGTGGGTGGCTGGCGTCGCCGCGCTCGACGAGGCGTCCGTCGCGAAGTTCAAGGTGCCCTTCGTCAAGCTCAGCGCCACGCAGGCGACGGCGCTGCTCACCGAGATCAGCGCGAACGAGGCCAAGCCGACCACGCCCGTCGAGCAGTTCTTCCGTACGGCCAAGGACGCCACGGTTCGCGGCTACTACACGTCGGAGATCGGCATCCACAAGGATCTGCAGTACAAGGGCAACCAGTTCCTGCCCGAGTTCGTGGGCTGCCTCACCGAAGACGGCAAGGACTGCCCGCACTGCGGACAGAAGGCCCCGGTCAAGGCTGCGGACTGATGGACGCCCAGCCCACGCCTCCGATCACACCAGCCTCCGGTCCCTGGGACGTCATCGTCGTCGGGTCGGGTGCGGCCGGAGGCATGGCGGCGTTCCAGCTCGCGATGGCGGGCGTGAAGGTGCTCCTGCTCGAGGCCGGGCGCATGCTCGACCCGCAGAAGGACTACAAGACGATGGAGTGGCCGTACGTCGACATGCGCCGCCATCGTCTGCCTGTCGGCGAGTTCGCGTTGTCGGCCGCCGAATACCGCACGCTCGATCGTCCGTACGGCCTCACGCCGGAGATGCAGCGCTACAAGAAGGTGATGGCCTATTCGGGTAATCGCTTCACGCGCGACTGGATTGTCGACGAGAAGGAGAACCCGATCACCGGCACGCCGTACGCGTGGGTGCGTGCGCGTGTGCTCGGGGGGAAGACGAACCTGTGGGGCCGCGTCTCGCTGCGTTTCTCGGATCTCGATCTCAAGGCGAAGACGCACGACGGCTTCGGCGAAGACTGGCCGATCGGCTATGCCGATA
This region includes:
- a CDS encoding insulinase family protein, translated to MIRMLARPAAAAALAGCIVAVGLQQPASATSVRPPAFKFEDFTLPNGLRVVLLEDHSTPIVHVTLWDHVGSKDEKRGRTGFAHLFEHMMFKGSRNVAPEAHTSYIASVGGQSNAYTNEDTTVFWQTVPAQYLPLTLWLEADRMASLRVEDSTFKMEREVVKEERRQRVENQPYGRLSEIIYDTAFTTHPYKHPVIGSMQDLEAASIEDVREFHRTYYRPDNATLVIVGDFEPTVARSLVEREFSKVPRPTGTVPRNIPQEPKRTSELRVTIEEDWPLPAVVVAYPITYDGNPDSYPLHVAAKVLSDGASSRIHQRLVYKERLALSAFGQANLIEDPNLFYAVAVVAPGQSPAKAADALIEEMDRLVTAPITARELQRAKNQFARDYVIGRQTVQGKASMLAHAVVLHKGDVGTADGEFDIFQKMTVEDVQRVARTYFTPQTLMVLTVMPRGQRPVGDE
- a CDS encoding insulinase family protein; the encoded protein is MRLPVRATLMLLIAALVAASSPLCAQDRPPRPLDAPDLKIPPYEIRTLQNGLRVVVVAQHEQPAVSLRLIVKAGAAQDPMNKPGLAGMVGALLDQGTAKRSSEAISDAIDYIGGALGTGAATDLSFVNILILKDSFDFGLDLMSEVVRTPSFPQDELDRVRDQALSAMSVNMQDPDFVADAVIGRLVYGFHPYGLPRNGTPESLPEITRDDLVTFHSTWFAPNNAILAVVGDVDVEAAFAAVTQVFGSWQPHDVPAALDAELPEPTRRVVLVDRPNAVQTEIRAGHVAIARKHPDFMTLNLATKILGGEGANRLQNVLRSEKGLTYGASADMDAFKLAGSIIAETDTQTSTTGEALRLTIGEFQRLVREPVGERELMGAQAYLSGSFPLSIETADDIALQVLNLLFFDLDVKDLETYRDRVNAVTSADIQRVAQQFVKPNRLSIVLVGDASRVLPQLEAVGVDNVEVLPLSELDLTSPSLRRKGPLPSLVPGR
- the lpxB gene encoding lipid-A-disaccharide synthase, with the protein product MSRVMISCGEPSGDLYAGALASALRRQAPDVEVFGFGGPRLAAAGAELLGSYEGLAVTGLSEVLRTLPRTWRMYKHLVAEAERRRPDVFVAIDFADFNFRLGQALHARGIPVVYYIGPQLWAWRPGRMKVIERFASRVLVIFPFERELYERAGVPVTFVGHPLIDLIDARISREDLLASHGLSAGARTIALLPGSRHNEVVSTLPTMIEACRRLRDDAPDLQFVVARAPGLADADLAVAQSAGLPLAIHQGDTDAVLAASDLVLTASGTATVQTALHGRPMVIVYRLSPLTYRLGRPFVKVDTFGMVNLIAGTRIVPELIQDDFTAERLHAEARRFLTDPAYADEVRRQLGEVVRALGGPGASDRAAAAVLDVAGAEV
- a CDS encoding matrixin family metalloprotease, with protein sequence MTRPSARSLVGRTFPASQPAFAPAALRRGKHARHFALVAVLALLATMPTSAYLKFGYAIDGRSVVLKWPDGQPVRYAVGSRGVAGVSATDFREAIARAFQTWESVPTASIRFQQDGVTDRVPSDNDGVTLLAFDSRPELDRTLGATSYTIDLLSGTLLEADVLFNAAFPWSVAGSGQPGRYDLESIATHEIGHLLGLGHSALGETEVLGSGRRVLSAGAVMFPIAFSPGNVSGRVLEADDIAGVSDIYPDGTFRRETGSISGRVTKDGIGVFGAHVAAMHLRSGKLVGGVTLDDAGNFILAGLEPGPVVLRVEPLDDGDVRSFIDSPRVDVNFRVAFSPRAVFVPRAGNIPDVVITVVAK
- a CDS encoding xylose isomerase, which translates into the protein MPDPYSPAPSHKFSFGLWTVGNRGRDPFGEPVREALPPDEAVAMLAEVGAWGVNLHDNDLVPIDTTPTERDAIVRAFKAAMQAHGIVCPMATVSLFTDPIFKDGAFTANDPQVRAYAIQKTMAAMDIGAELGATTFVLWGGREGTETDACRRPDEAVKRLREAVDYLCAYSLSQRYGYRFALEAKPNEPRGDIYMATTGNYLGFIPTLAHPEMVGVNPEVAHETMAGLNVTHAVAQAWEAGKLFHIDLNDQNPGRYDQDYRFGAANPRAAFFLVKFLEDVGYDGPRHFDAHAYRTEDREGVKAFARGCMRTYLILKEKAAQWNADAEIQAILRDAHGDGSSVGAFTADGARALAGRTFDRHAIAARGLAYERLDQLTTDILLGVR
- a CDS encoding glutathione peroxidase; the encoded protein is MTNTLTPLRETDGSLYALTADALDGSPVPLSTFDGRVTLVVNTASACGFTPQYAGLQRLHDTLADRGFAVLGFPSNDFGAQEPGTADEIATFCSGTYDVRFPLFAKVVTRDGPAQSSVYRFLGSCGRLPSWNFGKYVVGRDGRVKAYFSSRVAPDDETVRNAIDAALDEPPPQRQP